In Perca fluviatilis chromosome 11, GENO_Pfluv_1.0, whole genome shotgun sequence, the following proteins share a genomic window:
- the LOC120568062 gene encoding 5'-AMP-activated protein kinase subunit gamma-1-like isoform X1 produces the protein MGSTVTESSKESSKKMPKKKKNLRINMPDFGALTSSQVETSGSIKRGAQTGGRHTRSASPTKGVSARSPASTSLPLCPQSAPVQLRASSGSPKTIFPYPSHQDSPPKSPRRLSFSGIFRSSSSSTPASIKIFSRTRRASGLSTPPTTPTQASSQPLFTQEAQPSRPSPERLEASYRSCSISTPPDTGQRLSLPSAKPPIPSSSPVTSYSTSQQVYGLFEGMLEKLELDDDAAEPESDIYMRFMKSHKCYDIVPTSSKLVVFDTALQVKKAFFALVANGVRAAPLWDTEKQSFVGMLTITDFIIILHRYYKSPMVQIYELEEHKLETWREVYLQATFKPLVNISPDASLFDAVYTLIKNKIHRLPVIDPVTGNALYILTHKRILKFLQLFMCEMPKPAFMKQTLGELGIGSYQDIAFIHPYTPIIKALNIFVERRVSALPVVDESGKVVDIYSKFDVINLAAEKTYNNLDITVTQALKHRSQYFEGVMKCHKMETMETIVDRIVKAEVHRLVVVDEHSSIEGIVSLSDILQALVLSPADACKEENLTE, from the exons ATGGGAAGCACGGTGACGGAGTCCAGCAAGGAGAGCTCaaagaaaatgccaaaaaagaagaaaaatctgCGGATTAACATGCCA GATTTCGGTGCGCTTACTTCCTCACAAGTGGAGACAAGTGGCTCAATCAAAAGGGGCGCTCAGACG GGAGGGCGTCACACCCGTTCAGCCAGCCCCACCAAAGGAGTGTCTGCAAGGAGCCCAGCCAGCACCTCTCTGCCTCTATGTCCTCAGTCTGCTCCGGTTCAATTGAGGGCCAGCTCAGGTTCCCCCAAAACTATCTTCCCCTATCCCTCTCATCAGGACTCCCCGCCCAAGTCCCCACGCCGCCTGAGCTTCAGTGGTATCTTCCGCTCCTCATCCAGCTCCACACCTGCAAGCATCAAAATCTTCTCCAGAACCAGGAGAG CCTCTGGACTCTCCACACCACCCACCACCCCAACTCAGGCGTCCAGCCAACCGTTATTTACCCAGGAGGCCCAGCCGAGCAGGCCCAGCCCCGAACGCCTGGAGGCGAGCTATCGATCCTGTTCAATCTCCACACCTCCAGACACAGGTCAACGCCTCAGCCTTCCCTCTGCTAAACCACCGATCCCTTCCTCGAGCCCTGTGACATCTTACTCTACCTCGCAACAA GTCTACGGTTTATTCGAAGGCATGCTGGAGAAACTTGAACTAGATGATGATG CTGCTGAACCTGAAAGTGATATTTACATGCGCTTCATGAAATCCCACAAGTGCTATGACATTGTCCCCACAAGCTCCAAGCTGGTGGTGTTCGACACAGCGCTCCAA GTTAAGAAAGCGTTCTTTGCCTTGGTAGCTAACGGTGTGCGAGCTGCTCCGCTATGGGACACAGAGAAGCAAAGCTTTGTGG GAATGCTGACAATCACAGATTTCATCATCATACTACACAGATACTATAAGTCACCGATG GTGCAAATATATGAATTAGAGGAGCATAAACTTGAGACATGGAGAG AGGTGTACCTACAAGCAACATTTAAGCCTCTGGTCAACATATCACCTGATGCAAG cctatTTGATGCCGTGTACACCCTCATCAAAAACAAAATTCACCGCCTGCCTGTCATCGACCCCGTCACAGGGAATGCACTTTATATTCTCACACACAAGAGGATCCTCAAGTTCCTCCAGCTTTTT ATGTGTGAAATGCCAAAGCCAGCATTCATGAAGCAGACTCTCGGGGAGCTGGGCATTGGTTCGTACCAGGACATCGCTTTCATCCACCCGTACACGCCCATCATCAAAGCACTCAACATTTTTGTGGAGAGACGAGTGTCTGCCCTGCCTGTGGTAGATGAGTCGG GCAAAGTTGTGGATATTTACTCCAAGTTTGATGTGATT AACCTGGCTGCTGAGAAGACGTACAACAACCTGGACATTACAGTGACGCAGGCTCTGAAACATCGCTCCCAGTATTTCGAAGGAGTCATGAAGTGCCATAAGATGGAAACAATGGAGACCATTGTGGACAGAATAGTCAAAGCAGAA GTGCATCGGTTAGTGGTGGTGGACGAGCACTCCAGCATCGAGGGCATCGTCTCCCTGTCAGACATCCTCCAGGCCCTGGTGCTAAGCCCTGCAG ATGCCTGTAAGGAGGAGAACCTGACTGAGTGA
- the LOC120568062 gene encoding 5'-AMP-activated protein kinase subunit gamma-1-like isoform X2: MGSTVTESSKESSKKMPKKKKNLRINMPGGRHTRSASPTKGVSARSPASTSLPLCPQSAPVQLRASSGSPKTIFPYPSHQDSPPKSPRRLSFSGIFRSSSSSTPASIKIFSRTRRASGLSTPPTTPTQASSQPLFTQEAQPSRPSPERLEASYRSCSISTPPDTGQRLSLPSAKPPIPSSSPVTSYSTSQQVYGLFEGMLEKLELDDDAAEPESDIYMRFMKSHKCYDIVPTSSKLVVFDTALQVKKAFFALVANGVRAAPLWDTEKQSFVGMLTITDFIIILHRYYKSPMVQIYELEEHKLETWREVYLQATFKPLVNISPDASLFDAVYTLIKNKIHRLPVIDPVTGNALYILTHKRILKFLQLFMCEMPKPAFMKQTLGELGIGSYQDIAFIHPYTPIIKALNIFVERRVSALPVVDESGKVVDIYSKFDVINLAAEKTYNNLDITVTQALKHRSQYFEGVMKCHKMETMETIVDRIVKAEVHRLVVVDEHSSIEGIVSLSDILQALVLSPADACKEENLTE; the protein is encoded by the exons ATGGGAAGCACGGTGACGGAGTCCAGCAAGGAGAGCTCaaagaaaatgccaaaaaagaagaaaaatctgCGGATTAACATGCCA GGAGGGCGTCACACCCGTTCAGCCAGCCCCACCAAAGGAGTGTCTGCAAGGAGCCCAGCCAGCACCTCTCTGCCTCTATGTCCTCAGTCTGCTCCGGTTCAATTGAGGGCCAGCTCAGGTTCCCCCAAAACTATCTTCCCCTATCCCTCTCATCAGGACTCCCCGCCCAAGTCCCCACGCCGCCTGAGCTTCAGTGGTATCTTCCGCTCCTCATCCAGCTCCACACCTGCAAGCATCAAAATCTTCTCCAGAACCAGGAGAG CCTCTGGACTCTCCACACCACCCACCACCCCAACTCAGGCGTCCAGCCAACCGTTATTTACCCAGGAGGCCCAGCCGAGCAGGCCCAGCCCCGAACGCCTGGAGGCGAGCTATCGATCCTGTTCAATCTCCACACCTCCAGACACAGGTCAACGCCTCAGCCTTCCCTCTGCTAAACCACCGATCCCTTCCTCGAGCCCTGTGACATCTTACTCTACCTCGCAACAA GTCTACGGTTTATTCGAAGGCATGCTGGAGAAACTTGAACTAGATGATGATG CTGCTGAACCTGAAAGTGATATTTACATGCGCTTCATGAAATCCCACAAGTGCTATGACATTGTCCCCACAAGCTCCAAGCTGGTGGTGTTCGACACAGCGCTCCAA GTTAAGAAAGCGTTCTTTGCCTTGGTAGCTAACGGTGTGCGAGCTGCTCCGCTATGGGACACAGAGAAGCAAAGCTTTGTGG GAATGCTGACAATCACAGATTTCATCATCATACTACACAGATACTATAAGTCACCGATG GTGCAAATATATGAATTAGAGGAGCATAAACTTGAGACATGGAGAG AGGTGTACCTACAAGCAACATTTAAGCCTCTGGTCAACATATCACCTGATGCAAG cctatTTGATGCCGTGTACACCCTCATCAAAAACAAAATTCACCGCCTGCCTGTCATCGACCCCGTCACAGGGAATGCACTTTATATTCTCACACACAAGAGGATCCTCAAGTTCCTCCAGCTTTTT ATGTGTGAAATGCCAAAGCCAGCATTCATGAAGCAGACTCTCGGGGAGCTGGGCATTGGTTCGTACCAGGACATCGCTTTCATCCACCCGTACACGCCCATCATCAAAGCACTCAACATTTTTGTGGAGAGACGAGTGTCTGCCCTGCCTGTGGTAGATGAGTCGG GCAAAGTTGTGGATATTTACTCCAAGTTTGATGTGATT AACCTGGCTGCTGAGAAGACGTACAACAACCTGGACATTACAGTGACGCAGGCTCTGAAACATCGCTCCCAGTATTTCGAAGGAGTCATGAAGTGCCATAAGATGGAAACAATGGAGACCATTGTGGACAGAATAGTCAAAGCAGAA GTGCATCGGTTAGTGGTGGTGGACGAGCACTCCAGCATCGAGGGCATCGTCTCCCTGTCAGACATCCTCCAGGCCCTGGTGCTAAGCCCTGCAG ATGCCTGTAAGGAGGAGAACCTGACTGAGTGA
- the LOC120568062 gene encoding 5'-AMP-activated protein kinase subunit gamma-1-like isoform X3: MKRFGSLRRNKKRKEPDGLGGRHQSESSCLSASGLSTPPTTPTQASSQPLFTQEAQPSRPSPERLEASYRSCSISTPPDTGQRLSLPSAKPPIPSSSPVTSYSTSQQVYGLFEGMLEKLELDDDAAEPESDIYMRFMKSHKCYDIVPTSSKLVVFDTALQVKKAFFALVANGVRAAPLWDTEKQSFVGMLTITDFIIILHRYYKSPMVQIYELEEHKLETWREVYLQATFKPLVNISPDASLFDAVYTLIKNKIHRLPVIDPVTGNALYILTHKRILKFLQLFMCEMPKPAFMKQTLGELGIGSYQDIAFIHPYTPIIKALNIFVERRVSALPVVDESGKVVDIYSKFDVINLAAEKTYNNLDITVTQALKHRSQYFEGVMKCHKMETMETIVDRIVKAEVHRLVVVDEHSSIEGIVSLSDILQALVLSPADACKEENLTE, translated from the exons ATGAAGAGGTTTGGCAGCCTGAGGAGGAACAAGAAACGGAAGGAGCCAGATGGGCTAGGAGGGAGGCATCAGTCCGAGTCGTCATGTCTTTCTG CCTCTGGACTCTCCACACCACCCACCACCCCAACTCAGGCGTCCAGCCAACCGTTATTTACCCAGGAGGCCCAGCCGAGCAGGCCCAGCCCCGAACGCCTGGAGGCGAGCTATCGATCCTGTTCAATCTCCACACCTCCAGACACAGGTCAACGCCTCAGCCTTCCCTCTGCTAAACCACCGATCCCTTCCTCGAGCCCTGTGACATCTTACTCTACCTCGCAACAA GTCTACGGTTTATTCGAAGGCATGCTGGAGAAACTTGAACTAGATGATGATG CTGCTGAACCTGAAAGTGATATTTACATGCGCTTCATGAAATCCCACAAGTGCTATGACATTGTCCCCACAAGCTCCAAGCTGGTGGTGTTCGACACAGCGCTCCAA GTTAAGAAAGCGTTCTTTGCCTTGGTAGCTAACGGTGTGCGAGCTGCTCCGCTATGGGACACAGAGAAGCAAAGCTTTGTGG GAATGCTGACAATCACAGATTTCATCATCATACTACACAGATACTATAAGTCACCGATG GTGCAAATATATGAATTAGAGGAGCATAAACTTGAGACATGGAGAG AGGTGTACCTACAAGCAACATTTAAGCCTCTGGTCAACATATCACCTGATGCAAG cctatTTGATGCCGTGTACACCCTCATCAAAAACAAAATTCACCGCCTGCCTGTCATCGACCCCGTCACAGGGAATGCACTTTATATTCTCACACACAAGAGGATCCTCAAGTTCCTCCAGCTTTTT ATGTGTGAAATGCCAAAGCCAGCATTCATGAAGCAGACTCTCGGGGAGCTGGGCATTGGTTCGTACCAGGACATCGCTTTCATCCACCCGTACACGCCCATCATCAAAGCACTCAACATTTTTGTGGAGAGACGAGTGTCTGCCCTGCCTGTGGTAGATGAGTCGG GCAAAGTTGTGGATATTTACTCCAAGTTTGATGTGATT AACCTGGCTGCTGAGAAGACGTACAACAACCTGGACATTACAGTGACGCAGGCTCTGAAACATCGCTCCCAGTATTTCGAAGGAGTCATGAAGTGCCATAAGATGGAAACAATGGAGACCATTGTGGACAGAATAGTCAAAGCAGAA GTGCATCGGTTAGTGGTGGTGGACGAGCACTCCAGCATCGAGGGCATCGTCTCCCTGTCAGACATCCTCCAGGCCCTGGTGCTAAGCCCTGCAG ATGCCTGTAAGGAGGAGAACCTGACTGAGTGA
- the LOC120568062 gene encoding 5'-AMP-activated protein kinase subunit gamma-2-like isoform X4 — MLEKLELDDDAAEPESDIYMRFMKSHKCYDIVPTSSKLVVFDTALQVKKAFFALVANGVRAAPLWDTEKQSFVGMLTITDFIIILHRYYKSPMVQIYELEEHKLETWREVYLQATFKPLVNISPDASLFDAVYTLIKNKIHRLPVIDPVTGNALYILTHKRILKFLQLFMCEMPKPAFMKQTLGELGIGSYQDIAFIHPYTPIIKALNIFVERRVSALPVVDESGKVVDIYSKFDVINLAAEKTYNNLDITVTQALKHRSQYFEGVMKCHKMETMETIVDRIVKAEVHRLVVVDEHSSIEGIVSLSDILQALVLSPADACKEENLTE, encoded by the exons ATGCTGGAGAAACTTGAACTAGATGATGATG CTGCTGAACCTGAAAGTGATATTTACATGCGCTTCATGAAATCCCACAAGTGCTATGACATTGTCCCCACAAGCTCCAAGCTGGTGGTGTTCGACACAGCGCTCCAA GTTAAGAAAGCGTTCTTTGCCTTGGTAGCTAACGGTGTGCGAGCTGCTCCGCTATGGGACACAGAGAAGCAAAGCTTTGTGG GAATGCTGACAATCACAGATTTCATCATCATACTACACAGATACTATAAGTCACCGATG GTGCAAATATATGAATTAGAGGAGCATAAACTTGAGACATGGAGAG AGGTGTACCTACAAGCAACATTTAAGCCTCTGGTCAACATATCACCTGATGCAAG cctatTTGATGCCGTGTACACCCTCATCAAAAACAAAATTCACCGCCTGCCTGTCATCGACCCCGTCACAGGGAATGCACTTTATATTCTCACACACAAGAGGATCCTCAAGTTCCTCCAGCTTTTT ATGTGTGAAATGCCAAAGCCAGCATTCATGAAGCAGACTCTCGGGGAGCTGGGCATTGGTTCGTACCAGGACATCGCTTTCATCCACCCGTACACGCCCATCATCAAAGCACTCAACATTTTTGTGGAGAGACGAGTGTCTGCCCTGCCTGTGGTAGATGAGTCGG GCAAAGTTGTGGATATTTACTCCAAGTTTGATGTGATT AACCTGGCTGCTGAGAAGACGTACAACAACCTGGACATTACAGTGACGCAGGCTCTGAAACATCGCTCCCAGTATTTCGAAGGAGTCATGAAGTGCCATAAGATGGAAACAATGGAGACCATTGTGGACAGAATAGTCAAAGCAGAA GTGCATCGGTTAGTGGTGGTGGACGAGCACTCCAGCATCGAGGGCATCGTCTCCCTGTCAGACATCCTCCAGGCCCTGGTGCTAAGCCCTGCAG ATGCCTGTAAGGAGGAGAACCTGACTGAGTGA